In the Vitis vinifera cultivar Pinot Noir 40024 chromosome 2, ASM3070453v1 genome, one interval contains:
- the LOC100852839 gene encoding pentatricopeptide repeat-containing protein At1g63330: protein MCSIARFCLVEPVLLQIRVVSNLKCLFRVYRTASSALLLDDDHVFDTSPGVPVDDLVEINIQKCQLRVGRKRNEIRVMKRRSRIHRKHVLSPVVVKVFKSLNWEVARHIKFSTTMKKYGFSRSIDAFRTVVNVLALAGMHMEVYALLRDIVCYYNKVNLDAFELFPILLESPKDAARSVIVFDLLIKVFAANSMLENAVDVFLQAKKTGLELSTRSCNFLLKCLAEANRREFLRSLFEEMKSTGPPPNVFTYTIMMNFYCKGNFGEADIDTRQATEILEEMERNGESPTVVTYSTYIYGLCRVGYVESALDFVRSLISANGLVNVYCYNAIIHGLCKKGELDEALKVLEEMKSCGISPDVYTYSILIHGFCKQGDVEKGLYLIEEMKYSNMEPSLVSYSSLFHGLCKKRLSDISLDIFRDLGAAGYKYDQTAYSILIKGFCMQGDLDSAHKLMEEMVRNNLAPDPSNFESLVHGFCKMGLWVNALEFFNMMLEGGILPSIATCNVIIDAHCREGRVEEALNLMNEMQTQGIFPNLFTYNAVINRLCKERKSERALELFPLMLKRNVLPSVVVYSTLIDGFAKQSNSQKALMLYARMLKIGVTPDMVAYTILINILCHRSRMCEAYNLFKKMTENGMTPDKISYTSVIAGFCRIGDMRKAWALFNEMLQRGHLPTVVTYTSLVDGYCKMNRIDIADMLIDEMKRKGITPDVVTYNVLIAAHRRRGNLDKALEMLNEMKENGVLPDHMTYMMLEWLLKAKKLKTRRSKD from the coding sequence ATGTGCTCAATTGCAAGATTCTGCTTGGTGGAACCGGTTTTGTTGCAAATTCGAGTTGTTTCCAATCTAAAATGTCTCTTTAGAGTGTACCGTACGGCTTCTTCGGCGTTGTTGTTGGATGACGACCATGTGTTTGATACTAGTCCTGGTGTCCCAGTTGATGATCTTGTTGAAATTAATATTCAGAAATGTCAGCTGCGTGTTGGTAGAAAGCGCAATGAAATTAGGGTTATGAAGCGTCGGTCTCGGATCCATAGAAAGCATGTATTATCTCCTGTGGTAGTTAAAGTGTTTAAATCTTTGAATTGGGAAGTGGCCAGGCATATAAAGTTTTCAACAACAATGAAGAAGTATGGGTTTTCTCGTTCCATTGATGCATTCAGGACAGTTGTTAATGTGTTAGCTTTGGCGGGGATGCACATGGAGGTGTATGCTTTGCTTCGAGATATTGTTTGCTATTATAACAAAGTTAATTTGGATGCTTTTGAGTTGTTCCCCATTTTGTTGGAGTCGCCTAAAGATGCAGCAAGATCAGTTATTGTATTTGATTTACTTATTAAGGTTTTTGCAGCAAATTCAATGCTTGAAAATGCTGTGGACGTATTTTTGCAAGCTAAGAAAACTGGGCTGGAATTGAGTACTCGCTCCTGCAATTTCTTGCTCAAGTGTCTGGCTGAAGCAAATAGAAGGGAATTTCTCAGGAGTTTGTTTGAAGAAATGAAGAGCACCGGGCCACCACCTAATGTTTTCACTTACACCATTATGATGAACTTTTACTGTAAAGGAAATTTTGGGGAGGCAGACATTGATACTCGACAAGCAACTGAGATTCTAGAGGAAATGGAGAGAAATGGGGAAAGCCCAACTGTTGTAACATATAGTACTTATATTTATGGACTTTGTAGGGTTGGTTATGTTGAGTCTGCATTGGATTTTGTTCGGAGCTTGATATCTGCAAATGGGCTTGTCAATGTTTATTGTTATAATGCTATTATTCATGGGCTTTGCAAAAAAGGTGAACTAGATGAAGCTTTGAAGGTGTTGGAAGAAATGAAGAGTTGTGGAATATCACCAGATGTTTATACTTACAGCATCTTGATTCATGGATTTTGCAAACAGGGAGATGTTGAGAAAGGTCTTTATTTAATTGAGGAAATGAAATACAGTAACATGGAACCTTCACTGGTTAGCTATAGCTCACTCTTTCATGGTCTCTGTAAGAAGAGGCTCTCGGATATTTCACTAGATATATTCCGTGATCTTGGGGCTGCTGGATACAAGTATGACCAAACTGCTTATAGCATCTTAATCAAAGGATTTTGTATGCAGGGGGATTTGGATTCTGCCCACAAACTTATGGAGGAGATGGTCAGAAATAATTTGGCTCCTGATCCTTCTAATTTTGAGAGTCTGGTTCATGGCTTTTGCAAGATGGGGCTCTGGGTTAATGCCTTGGAATTTTTCAATATGATGCTAGAAGGTGGAATTCTGCCTAGTATTGCAACTTGCAATGTTATTATTGATGCGCATTGCAGGGAAGGCCGTGTGGAAGAAGCTTTGAACCTTATGAATGAAATGCAAACACAAGGGATTTTCCCCAACTTGTTTACTTATAATGCTGTCATCAACAGGTTGTGCAAGGAAAGAAAGTCAGAAAGAGCATTAGAACTTTTTCCTTTAATGCTAAAGAGGAATGTTCTTCCTAGCGTTGTTGTTTATAGCACCCTTATAGATGGTTTTGCTAAACAGTCAAACTCACAGAAGGCCTTGATGTTATACGCAAGAATGTTAAAGATTGGAGTTACACCAGACATGGTTGCCTATACAATTCTTATCAACATATTATGCCACAGGAGCAGAATGTGTGAAGCATATAATCTGTTTAAGAAAATGACTGAAAACGGTATGACTCCAGATAAGATTTCTTACACATCAGTTATAGCTGGGTTTTGTAGAATCGGGGACATGAGGAAGGCATGGGCATTGTTCAATGAAATGTTACAGAGAGGTCATTTGCCTACTGTTGTTACTTATACCTCTCTAGTTGATGGATATTGCAAGATGAATCGCATTGATATTGCTGATATGTTAATCgatgaaatgaaaagaaaggggATCACTCCTGATGTGGTGACTTATAATGTTCTCATTGCAGCACACAGGAGACGTGGAAATCTTGATAAAGCACTTGAAATGCTTAATGAAATGAAGGAGAATGGTGTTCTCCCAGATCATATGACCTACATGATGCTGGAGTGGCTACTGAAGGCTAAGAAGCTGAAAACAAGACGTAGCAAAGACTAG